Proteins co-encoded in one Pseudoliparis swirei isolate HS2019 ecotype Mariana Trench chromosome 7, NWPU_hadal_v1, whole genome shotgun sequence genomic window:
- the znf703 gene encoding zinc finger protein 703: MRDPPGGPEPLLRRQSPERSVADATGDHHRTGAERPSVSIPTSCPLRDPLRQAKRLPLRIVKMLTAHSGHLLHPEYLQPLTSAPVSIELDAKKSPLALLAQTCSQIGKPDPPSSSKLASLSSGGVGDKESSSRSSKSGEQHQSLEDKSSFKPYSKSSGDSRKDIPGTKGPSDKAAFRVPNGSSSSGTASCPSFPPHSQSPSSSPPPLHTQSQTHRQSHSPSTQPLSHSQASHMDSKTGSAEQSSLDSNNNSAGKKDSDAAKSGMDGAQLANSSHIRASANSSNASSASSPRPESKADPQVSSQTGLGSGHIAPVSPFKPGHSVFPLPPAAMGYHGSIVGAYAGYPSQFVSGLDHSKSSLGLGLSGKHPSSSPLTGASPPSLMQGLCRDPYCLTYHNAPHLGGSNCSTCVHDPSSLKSGFPLVYPSHHLHSLHPSSLSSSTAPSLSHPLYTYGFMLPNEPQPHACNWVSVGGPCDKRFATSEELLAHLRTHTALHGMMDSKLLSGYPSSVSSTASCHLHLPPHSSQGTLPSSFSLRGSPGLGLARYHPYSKSHLQGAPGLPMTSLPSASAYYSPYALYSQRLGSASALGYQ, translated from the exons ATGAGAGATCCCCCCGGTGGACCTGAACCGCTTTTACGCAGACAGTCCCCGGAGCGCAGCGTCGCCGACGCCACCGGTGATCATCACCGGACAGGAGCGGAGAGACCGTCCGTTTCCATACCCACTTCTTGTCCTCTGAGGGATCCCTTGCGTCAGGCTAAAAGGCTTCCTCTCCGGATCGTAAAGATGTTGACAGCGCACAGCGGCCACTTGCTGCACCCGGAGTATCTCCAGCCACTCACGTCCGCGCCAGTCAGCATTGAA CTGGATGCCAAGAAGAGTCCTTTGGCTCTGCTGGCCCAGACCTGCTCTCAAATTGGCAAACCAgatcccccctcctcttccaagCTGGCCTCCCTCTCCTCGGGCGGTGTGGGAGACAAGGAATCGTCAAGCCGATCCTCCAAGTCCGGAGAGCAGCACCAGTCCCTGGAAGACAAGTCCAGCTTCAAGCCTTACTCCAAGTCATCAGGCGACTCTCGTAAGGACATTCCTGGGACAAAGGGGCCTTCAGATAAAGCAGCTTTCAGGGTGCCAAATGGAAGCTCCAGCAGTGGCACTGCTTCATGTCCATCCTTTCCTCCCCATTCTCAGTCACCCAGCTCCagccctcctcccctgcacacTCAGAGCCAGACCCACAGACAAAGCCATTCCCCCTCCACGCAGCCCCTGTCACACTCCCAGGCCTCGCACATGGACAGCAAAACTGGGAGCGCAGAGCAGTCCAGCCTGGACAGTAATAACAACAGCGCTGGCAAAAAAGACTCAGATGCAGCTAAGTCAGGGATGGATGGGGCGCAGTTAGCCAACTCCAGCCACATACGGGCCAGCGCCAACTCCAGCAATGCCAGCTCTGCCAGCAGCCCGCGGCCAGAGAGCAAGGCCGACCCACAGGTCTCCTCACAGACGGGCCTGGGCTCCGGGCACATTGCCCCCGTCTCTCCTTTTAAACCAGGACATTCTGTCTTCCCTTTGCCTCCCGCTGCCATGGGCTACCACGGCTCCATAGTGGGGGCCTACGCTGGCTACCCCTCCCAGTTTGTTTCTGGGTTGGATCACTCCAAGTCTAGTTTGGGGTTAGGACTTTCTGGGAAGCACCCCAGCTCCAGCCCGCTCACTGGAGCCTCACCTCCATCCCTGATGCAGGGCTTATGCCGGGACCCGTATTGTCTGACTTACCACAATGCACCCCACCTCGGAGGAAGTAACTGCTCCACCTGCGTCCACGATCCCTCCAGCCTCAAGTCTGGTTTTCCTCTGGTTTACCCCTCCCACCACCTCCATTCCCTGCACCCCAGCTCCTTGTCTTCCTCCACCGCCCCCAGCCTATCCCACCCGCTCTACACCTACGGTTTCATGCTCCCCAACGAACCGCAGCCTCACGCCTGTAACTGGGTGTCTGTCGGTGGTCCCTGTGACAAACGGTTTGCCACGTCAGAGGAGCTTCTGGCCCACCTGCGTACCCACACAGCCCTGCATGGTATGATGGACAGCAAGCTGTTGTCAGGCTACCCCTCATCAGTTTCATCAACAGCCTCttgtcacctccacctgcccccACACAGCAGCCAGGGTACCCTGCCCAGCTCCTTCTCCCTCAGAGGCTCTCCTGGCTTGGGCCTGGCTCGCTACCACCCCTACAGTAAATCCCACCTGCAAGGAGCACCAGGACTTCCTATGACCAGCCTCCCCTCCGCCTCGGCCTATTACTCCCCCTATGCCCTCTACAGTCAGCGACTGGGCTCGGCCTCAGCCCTTGGATACCAGTGA